The Prunus dulcis chromosome 3, ALMONDv2, whole genome shotgun sequence genome segment TGTTTGGAATGCTATCTGCACATCCATTGTCACCATTGGTGTCCCTTCATCATTTGGATGCTGCAGAGCCAATCTTCCCAGACATGAACAAGACTCGAGCTTTGGAACATCTTTTTGAAGCTGTGAATGTTGATCCAGCCAGGATTTTGCAGCAAACTGTTTGCTATGACATTTTGCATTCATTGACTGTTTCTGTTGCGTGGGGTTATGCTATTCAGGTCTATGATGGCAATGTACTCCTCCCAGATCTCCTTTCACTGCAGAAAACTTTTACTCCATGGAGGAGGAGTGGTACCTTTGATGCAAGTCAATATATGTTTAATATGAGGGATTATCCTAAAGATAAATGTAAAAGACCAATGGTCTTTTTTCTAGAAAGCGTAATAGCCAATAGCCATGGCATCTGGAGCACCTACACTAGGCACAGTGTGAAAAACTGCTCGAAAGCAAATGCAATAAAGAATTTGGAGCAAATCAGTGTGTTCTCACATAAGCTAGAGCTTGATGTTAATGAGGTATTATTTAACTGATTtcttatattaaattttgtttcatattttagtcAATGCCATTTAACTACAGTCCACTTTTACTTTCCAGATGAAGGCTCCACGTCGTCCATGCTGCAACATTTTGCCGTCTTTTAACGACTCAATGACTATCAACATTAGACGGTGTGGAGATGATGAAGTAATATCCATGAATTTCTAGAGTTTCTCTCTTGGAATAGTTGCTCAGAggataattaatttaatgcAGAATTCAGAGGACAAGCAATTTTGTTCAACTTATCAGCTCATCAAGGTAATTCGTAATATCATTTCCTGTTCTTAAATTATGTTTGAAAAGTTCTTAGAGAACATGGACTTCTACATGGCCATTTGAATGACTTTTGTTTAGCCTATTTAGTTCCCTCCTCCCTTCTACGCGGCCATTTGCTTATTTTCCCTGCTCATTATTCTGTTATTGAGATGTCCTGACGTAGGTTGTTCACTTGTTAGTAAGTATGCTTGCGATTCGCaagttctttttccttttggtttgtcAAATGGACCTCCAAGCATTTGTGCTTATAAGTGATATTATCTGATTAAATGATCTTCACTCAAGAATGCGAAagttccttttcttcttgacAGGAGGAGGATAATATAGTTGGAGATGGCCATCTATCTTTGGAACAAGACATGGAGCAAAAACAAGGATTCTGGAATCATTtccttgaagaaaaaaaaaaaaaaacaaaagaaaaagatattgGATCCTGTTGTTGAAAGGAAGCTACCGTGTGAAGCCAGTTAAGGTTTTGATGTCTGATAGGGCCGCTCTTGTTAAACTTTCCAGTGGCCAGTTATCTCGGAAATTTGAAGAACAGAGAAAAACGAAGAACACCACGCCTAATCTAGTTACGGGGTGACGACCCAAGCAAATGTGGAACTGCAAAGGATTTAACTTTAGCTAGTTAAATCATAGGCACTACAAACGGTACTATTCCccatggtttttgtttttttggggttttctgCTCAGACTTTATCATCAGTTTcaattgagaaagaaaaaggtgtGTAATTTTACctcaatatatataatcaaagtTATGAGAGTTATGTTAGTGTCACGTTGTATTACATTTATAACGTTTAAAGTTATTCATCCAgaggaaaccaaaaaaaaaaaaaaaaaaaaagcgagTCCAAACACTTGCTTTACGTAACAGTTTTATTTGCAAAGCCCGttaaagttttttattttcttttaaaaaccTTGGAACTGAAGTTGCTGCCTTCTTCACGCTCTCCTCTGCATCAACGAAGCTACCCAATTCATTAATTAATCCTTTTATAAATCCCAACTTCCCGAGGGCTAAGTCCTAATCCGCCGCCAATAGTATTTTAACACCTAACCCTCTTCTGAATCACTCAAAGCTGTTGCTGTCGAGTAGCCGACGTGATTTGAATCTTAAACGTACGCACTCAACAGCTGGGTTCTATGGGTTGGCAAATAAAATGTGGACTGTATTTGTAAAGGCCACGCCTACCccatatattattttggaaatttaacTAACCTAATTACACTTTTCTGCACAAGTGCCGGTCAAAGTTTGCATCTTTTCTATGCCGTGGATTTCGGTGTCTAAACTTTATACACTGGTTATATGGTCCACCAACTTTGATACAAATTCTTCAAAATCTCTGCAactctgtttcttttctttttcttctccattttccattCAATCTTCGAAAATGTTGCTACCTCAATCGCCCTCTAAATCCCAGTCGTCTTCTCGGTTGATAAACCTCGTCATAATCTCATCTTCTGTCTTCACGCTCTTTCTTCTTGTGTCATTCTTCCTTGTATTTACCAGCTCCAAGCTTGCACATATCAGCTACTTATCTCAAGATGTGTACTCCTCGCCACCAACCTCTCTTGAGCACATTGTGTTCGGAATTGCTTCGAATCAGCAGTCGTGGTCAGCTAAGAGGAAGGAGTATGTCAGGCTCTGGTGGAAGAACCCCATGAGGGGATGCGTGTTTCTTGAAAGCCTTCCACCTGGTCATGAACATCATGCCAATGATACTTCTCTTCCTCCAGTATGTATCTCAGAGGACACTTCCCGATTTCGTTACACTTACAAAGGTGGCATGAGGTCTGCTATCCGTGTGGCACGCGTTGTTTCGGAGACCGTGGCACTCAACCATTCGAATGTGCGGTGGTATGTTTTTGGGGACGATGACACGGTTTTCTTTCCGGAGAATTTGGTGAAGACACTTTCTAAGTATGATCATAGGCTGTGGTACTACATTGGGACAAACTCAGAGATCTATGAGCAGAACAGAATTTTTGGATTTCAAATGGCTTATGGTGGTGCTGGTTTCGCTATAAGTTCCCCTTTGGCAAAAGTATTGGCAAAGGTGTTTGATTCATGTATAGAAAGATATCCTCATCTATATGGAAGTGACTCCAGGATCTCCTCTTGCTTGGCAGAGCTTGGCATTGGCTTAACTCAGGAGCCTGGCTTCCATCAGGTACTTATTTCTCTGTACCATCAGtctctctgtttttatttttaagttgtAATCGAAAGAACTAAACTTTTTGGTTCTGGGTTGTGAAATTGAACCAGAATGATATTCATGGAGATACATTTGGTCTGTTGGCTGCGCATCCATTAACACCCTTGGTATCTCTGCATCACTTGGATCACATAAACCCTGTCTTCCCCAACATGACAACTATCAAGGCTCTGCAACATTTGTTTAAGGCTGTGAATGCTGATTCTCAGAGGGTTCTACAAAAAACAGTTTGCTATGACAGATGGTTTTCATGGACCATAGTAGTGTCATGGGGTTATGCTGTTCAAATTCATGGAAACCATAAGTTTCTGCCGGACGTCCTCCCCGTGCAAGAGACGTTCAGCCAGTGGAAAAAGGGAAGTGTTCTGTCAAGAACTTATACTTTCAACACAAGAGAACATCCCAAGGATCCGTGTCGAAGACCGGTTGTTTTCTTTCTGGACAATGTGTCCTCTGCTGGGGATGGGATCAAGAGCATCTACAAAAAGTCCTACGAAAATTGCACCTCTGACATGGGTTCGCCGAGGAAGCTGGAGGAGGTCAGAGTGTACTCACATAAGCTAGACCTTGATATCAAACAGGTATTTCTTGCTTACAACATTTTGACATAATACTTGTTCAATCCCTTAATCATAATACTTGTTCAATCCCTTAATCATTGCCTATATGTTCATGGAGCTTAAACAATCCTAATTCCATATTTTCTTGACTTTTATCAGTTGCAGGCTCCAAGAAGGCATTGTTGTGACATATTACCTTCTACAGGTGGCCAAGTGATGGATATTGGAATCAGAGAATGCAAAGATGAAGAATTAATATACATGCACCCATAGGAGTCTTTCATACAGGCATATAGCTGTATCACAGGCAATCCATTACAGACCATTTTATTATACAGATGTAATTGGTCTTATCAATCACGAATTGTTGTAGATGTTAGGAAACTTGATATTCTTATCTCATGTACTTCGTAAATTGAGGATGCCATGTACTCTTCATTGGAATCTGGTTTCGAATTCGATCGCTTTTTGGTATGGAGATCTCAAGGATCCAGAAATCTAGGCAGGCCTAAATTCAAGAAGTCTCACTTaaacctatatatataaggtTGAGTTATTGATCAGCAAGGGAAGCAATTCGGTTTTTGAGAGATTTGAGGAAGGAGGACACGTGAGATTGCTTAAGAAGCATTTCATGTGCAGTTTTGACATCAAATTTCTTTGTATTCTCATTTCTCTTTGGGACAATTGGATTAAGAAATAATGGACATCACAACGACCATGTCAATGATgataaattttgatttcagttCTTTTTGGTCATCGACAAACTCTTTGATATGCCaaacaggaaaaagaaatgaagtcTCTAGTTTGTCTTTTGTCATTTCTTTGTAACTCGGATCAAGGACGGATTTAGGATTTGAAAACATAATGGGCTAAATTTACCTTATGTACAAATATTTTAAGAAGATACAAAACTTGACGAtacaaatgaattttattgacaaaacaaaatatcttgtGAGGagtacatataaataaaaactagtaaaataaaataaaaaccaccaTTAAATCAACGCTTTATTTGAAAACAAGATGGATATTCGTTGACATAGTCCTAAGAGAATATATGCTCCTAATTCTActtctgctttttcttttttttttctttctacgTACAGGAAAGGGTTGGCTATtgttacaaaacaaaagcaaaaacaaaaaaaagggaagaagggGTTTATTTATGCGTAAGTTGGGTGGGACTTTGGTGCATCACCTATTTTATTTTGGccttaaagaaataaaagtgaagaaaatgtTTGGCTATTGCAacagaacaaacaaaaaaaaggaagatggGGATGCGTAAAGTGTGGAAAGGCTATACTTGGGTTGGGTGGACAAATGTTTTAGTTTAGGCTTAAAGCCCAGGTTGCTCCCTTCTAAGGTCCGTCCCTGATTCCGATCGATTCAAAAACAGAGAGCATAAGATAATgatgggaagaaaaaaaaattcacaaagtAGAAGTCAATTAACAGAAAAGTTTTGTTGATTGTAAAATTTGATAAGATGATAAGAAGAAAGTTGGAAAGAGAGGCCATGAAAATTCAATACACTACCAATCTTTAAAATGTTTCATTCTAGTAAAgggacccactagtgtagtagTTTGGAGTAATTGATCTTCCAGACAAGATTTTTGGTTCGAGTCCTAACATCTgtattgtgtgtgtgaatttagtatattatcgcccctctcaataaaaaatttcctaAAAAAACAGTTTTCATTCTATATGAGTAATGTTCTTCCATTTACTATATTCTTTTGTGACCAAATAACTCCCTTTATAAACTAAAAGTACATTCGTTTAGATTGTAAGTATGAATAATTGTAAACTCTAATAAGTAAATTAACATATTTCGATTTATGTTCttgcaacaaacaaacataaagaaaaaattattttctgattatcAAAACAAATGCTATCCAAAAGAATTGGTACACTTCAAATCTACATAACAACTTCCATAAATAACTCGTCCATTTGTCCTTCTATTACTACTAGCCTTTTCGCACGCGCgtatttcataaaaataagacatattatctgattttgttttattttttaatttttttaatatgaaaaaaatatgaatttaccatattattctcatttaattaataatttcaattcttaatatttgaattaacaaatggtattttctggtattttgaatgttttagcattttctgctttttgctttatatatatagataatcTAGAAGTTCATttattacaatattaaggcAATTCTTACAATCCATCTTAGAAAGGTCCATAGTACATTCAACCGCACCATAAAATTTAATCCTTTTAAATTTCCCATGAGCATGCAATGATCCATGAACAACTTTAGAGTTTAATCTAGTAAACAACTCATGAATATTATTTTGAATCAACATGGGATCATTAATGAATTTGGAATTTGTCTCATAAATCCTATTATTTGTGTCACTtgcaccaaaaaaatttatattggAATATTTTAAGAGGCAGCTTACCATCCAAATTCTCCTCGATTAGAAGGGCAACGCTTGCGAAGCTCTAGGCTTGCTGTACTCACACATTTTTTGCATGGTGTGTAGCGACTGTCCTTAAGAAGATAATTCCAACATTGTGCTAACccataaataaaagtattttgTTCTATTATAGATTTAGATGTACCATTGGTAACTCCACTTTTATATCCTAAATCTGAAATATTTTTCGATAATACTTCTGTCAGTAACGTATTCATGTTATTCTCACAATACTCTTTGGCTGGAAATTCTTCTTGATTGAAACAATTATGCCCCAAAACTTGAGGTGCGTAACGAACTCCAAAGGTCtcttgaagagaaagagagaaaaataaaagattcaAGCTGATGAATAATCTTGAGTAAAAcatgtttaataatttttgtaattttgcaTATACTTAATGGGGTAAAACATTACACATGTTCCTATAAAATACTAGTATATAGTTTCTTTATGGAGTATTACAATGCGTTtgaatgagaaaatttaaaaacattgagaaattcaaagaatgaaaattaatGCATGTTCTAGtgtaaagtttcttgtttccGTAACCTAAAATATAATGTGATTCAAACACGGAATATAACAATTATCTTTTCAGAGGGCATCTATCTAAACAAAGAATTAAGAGCAAACACATTGATTAACCAGAACAAAATCTTTCAACATGTAAACTTTGTCTATAAATTCAAGCAATCTCCCATTTACATTAAGGACGCA includes the following:
- the LOC117622427 gene encoding uncharacterized protein LOC117622427, whose translation is MPWISVSKLYTLVIWSTNFDTNSSKSLQLCFFSFSSPFSIQSSKMLLPQSPSKSQSSSRLINLVIISSSVFTLFLLVSFFLVFTSSKLAHISYLSQDVYSSPPTSLEHIVFGIASNQQSWSAKRKEYVRLWWKNPMRGCVFLESLPPGHEHHANDTSLPPVCISEDTSRFRYTYKGGMRSAIRVARVVSETVALNHSNVRWYVFGDDDTVFFPENLVKTLSKYDHRLWYYIGTNSEIYEQNRIFGFQMAYGGAGFAISSPLAKVLAKVFDSCIERYPHLYGSDSRISSCLAELGIGLTQEPGFHQNDIHGDTFGLLAAHPLTPLVSLHHLDHINPVFPNMTTIKALQHLFKAVNADSQRVLQKTVCYDRWFSWTIVVSWGYAVQIHGNHKFLPDVLPVQETFSQWKKGSVLSRTYTFNTREHPKDPCRRPVVFFLDNVSSAGDGIKSIYKKSYENCTSDMGSPRKLEEVRVYSHKLDLDIKQLQAPRRHCCDILPSTGGQVMDIGIRECKDEELIYMHP